A part of Oncorhynchus kisutch isolate 150728-3 linkage group LG2, Okis_V2, whole genome shotgun sequence genomic DNA contains:
- the kif5c gene encoding kinesin heavy chain isoform X1, translating into MADAAECGVKVMCRFRPLNESETNRGDKYIPKFKGEDTVVITGKPYVFDRVLPPNTAQEQVYDACAKQIVKDVLGGYNGTIFAYGQTSSGKTHTMEGKLHDSQLMGIIPRIARDIFDHIYSMDENLEFHIKVSYFEIYLDKIRDLLDVSKTNLAVHEDKNKVPYVKGCTERFVSSPEEVMDVIDEGKSNRHVAVTNMNEHSSRSHSIFLINIKQENVETELKLSGKLYLVDLAGSEKVSKTGAEGSVLDEAKNINKSLSALGNVISALAEGTKTHVPYRDSKMTRILQDSLGGNCRTTIIICASPSVYNEAETKSTLMFGQRAKTIKNTVSVNQELTAEEWKKKYEKEKEKTKGLKYVIQKLETELKRWRKGEAVPVEEQLSSKEKKSNSGDAMATPMIDTIAPPPIPLLDEEKTRYEGLITDLYQQLDDKDDEINQHSQLAEKFKEQMIDQDELLVSARKDYEKLQEDLSRLQRENEAAKEEVKEVLQALEELAVNYDHKSQEVENKNRSNNQLSEELNQKSTTLEGVQRELSSLQELSSHHKKRAAEILSLLLRDLSEIGGIIGTSDLKAMMEVNEVIEEEFTMARLYISKMKSEVKSLVNRSKQLESSLVDTSRKMQANEKELASCQLLISQHQAKIKSLTDYMQNMEQKKRQLEESQDSLMEELHALHAQEKMKEVHVMDKQKEHLTKLQDAVEMKKTLEEQMENHREVHQKQLSRLRDEIDHKQRVLDELKDLNQGLQLEQSKLQSDNDKLKAEELEKDEQLQKLVFLNEKREQAKEDLKGLEETVAKELQTLHNLRRLFIQELTSRVSMSAEMDNDEAGGSLAQRQRITFLENNLEQLTKVHKQVGITDTHTHTRAQLHILLFPVSPLQLVRDNADLRCELPKLEKRLRATAERVKALEAALREAKESAMRDRKRYLQEVDRIKEAMLSKNASRRGHSAQIAKPIRAGHQQQSTSSPSAGHSIRGGSIRGGGGVSSPHHHRHPASPSPHRQQQQRSK; encoded by the exons GGCAAGCCTTATGTGTTTGACCGAGTCCTGCCACCCAACACAGCCCAGGAGCAGGTCTATGATGCCTGTGCCAAgcagatcgtcaaag ATGTGTTGGGTGGGTACAATGGAACCATCTTTGCCTATGGCCAGACCTCATCAGGCAAGACTCACACCATGGAG GGCAAGCTCCATGACTCCCAGCTGATGGGTATCATCCCCCGTATCGCCAGGGACATCTTTGACCACATCTACTCCATGGACGAGAACCTGGAGTTCCACATcaag GTCTCCTATTTTGAAATCTACTTAGACAAGATCAGAGACTTATTGGATG TGTCAAAGACCAACCTAGCAGTGCATGAGGACAAAAACAAGGTGCCCTATGTTAAG GGCTGTACGGAGCGCTTTGTGTCCAGTCCAGAAGAGGTTATGGATGTAATCGATGAAGGAAAATCCAATCGTCACGTGGCTGTTACAA ACATGAATGAGCACAGTTCTCGCAGTCACAGCATCTTCCTCATCAACATCAAGCAGGAGAATGTAGAGACAGAACTGAAGCTGTCAGGAAAACTCTACTTGGTGGATCTGGCTGGCAGTGAGAAG GTCAGTAAAACTGGGGCAGAGGGATCTGTGTTGGACGAGGCCAAGAATATCAATAAGTCCCTCTCCGCCCTGGGAAACGTCATATCAGCTCTGGCCGAGGGAACT AAAACCCACGTGCCCTACAGAGACAGTAAGATGACCCGTATCCTGCAGGACTCTCTGGGGGGAAACTGTAGGACCACCATCATCATCTGTGCCTCCCCCTCTGTCTACAATGAGGCTGAGACCAAGTCCACCCTCATGTTTGGACAGAG AGCTAAGACCATTAAGAACACAGTGTCAGTGAACCAAGAGCTGACAGCTGAGGAGTGGAAGAAGAAGtatgagaaggagaaagagaagactaAAGGCTTGAAATACGTGATCCAGAAGCTTGAGACCGAGCTCAAACGCTGGAGGAAAG GTGAGGCTGTTCCAGTGGAGGAACAGCTGAGCAGTAAGGAGAAGAAGAGCAACAGTGGTGACGCCATGGCCACGCCCATGATTGACACCATCGCCCCACCCCCTATCCCGCTGTTGGACGAGGAGAAGACCCGATACGAGGGGCTCATCACCGACTTGTACCAGCAGCTGGATGACAAG GATGATGAGATCAACCAACACAGTCAGCTGGCGGAGAAGTTCAAAGAGCAGATGATCGATCAAGATGAG CTGCTGGTTTCGGCCCGTAAGGACTATGAGAAGCTGCAGGAGGACCTGTCCAGGCTGCAGAGGGAGAACGAGGCGGCCaaagaggaggtgaaggaggTGCTGCAGGCCCTGGAGGAGCTGGCTGTTAACTACGACCACAAGAGCCAGGAAGTGGAGAACAAGAACCGCTCCAACAACCAGCTCAGTGAGGAACTCAACCAGAAGAGC ACCACTCTGGAAGGGGTGCAGAGGGAGCTGTCCAGTCTACAGGAGCTCAGCAGTCACCATAAGAAGAGAGCAGCAGAGATCCTCAGTCTATTGCTCCGAGACCTCAGTGAGATAGGAGGCATCATCGGCACCAGTGACCTCAAGGCT aTGATGGAGGTGAATGAGGTCATCGAGGAGGAGTTCACCATGGCCCGTCTTTACATCAGCAAGATGAAGTCGGAGGTCAAGTCTCTGGTGAACCGCAGCAAACAGCTGGAGAGCTCCCTTGTCGACACCTCCCGCAAGATGCAGGCCAATGAGAAGGAGCTGGCCTCCTGTCAGTTACTCATCTCCCAG CACCAGGCTAAGATCAAGTCTCTGACAGACTACATGCAGAACATGGAGCAGAAGAAGAGACAGCTGGAGGAGAGCCAGGACTCCCTGATGGAAGAGCTACACGCACTACATGCACAGG AGAAAATGAAAGAGGTACATGTGATGGATAAGCAGAAGGAGCACCTGACCAAACTGCAGGATGCAGTGGAGATGAAG AAGACCCTAGAGGAGCAGATGGAGAACCACAGAGAGGTGCATCAGAAGCAGCTGTCTCGCCTGCGGGATGAGATCGACCACAAGCAGAGGGTCCTGGACGAGCTCAAGGA TCTGAACCAGGGGCTGCAGCTGGAACAGAGCAAGCTGCAGTCAGACAATGACAAACTGAAGGCCGAGGAGCTGGAGAAGGACGAGCAACTGCAGAAGCTTGT CTTCTtgaatgagaagagagagcaggccAAGGAGGACCTGAAGGGGCTGGAAGAAACTGTG GCCAAGGAGCTTCAGACCCTGCACAACCTGCGCAGGCTTTTCATCCAAGAGCTCACCTCCCGCGTCAGCATG AGTGCAGAGATGGATAATGATGAGGCCGGGGGCAGTCTGGCTCAGAGACAGAGGATCACCTTCCTGGAGAACAACCTGGAGCAGCTCACCAAGGTCCACAAACAGGTAggaatcacagacacacacacacacacacgcgcacaactACATATCCTCCTcttccccgtctctcctctccagttGGTGCGTGATAACGCCGACCTGCGCTGTGAGCTGCCCAAGCTGGAGAAACGTCTGCGGGCTACGGCTGAGAGAGTCAAGGCCTTGGAAGCAGCCCTGAGGGAGGCCAAAGAGAGTGCCATGAGGGACCGCAAACGCTACCTGCAGGAGGTGGACCGCATCAAAGAGGCCATGCTCTCCAAGAATGCCTCCAGGAGGGGGCACTCTGCACAAATAG ctaAGCCCATCCGTGCAGGACATCAGCAGCAGTCCACATCCTCTCCCTCAGCGGGTCATTCCATCCGTGGAGGCTCTATCCGCGGGGGTGGAGGGGTGTCCAGCCCTCACCACCACCGCCACCCGGCCTCTCCATCACCCCACCGCCAGCAGCAGCAGCGCAGCAAATAA
- the kif5c gene encoding kinesin heavy chain isoform X2 — protein sequence MADAAECGVKVMCRFRPLNESETNRGDKYIPKFKGEDTVVITGKPYVFDRVLPPNTAQEQVYDACAKQIVKDVLGGYNGTIFAYGQTSSGKTHTMEGKLHDSQLMGIIPRIARDIFDHIYSMDENLEFHIKVSYFEIYLDKIRDLLDVSKTNLAVHEDKNKVPYVKGCTERFVSSPEEVMDVIDEGKSNRHVAVTNMNEHSSRSHSIFLINIKQENVETELKLSGKLYLVDLAGSEKVSKTGAEGSVLDEAKNINKSLSALGNVISALAEGTKTHVPYRDSKMTRILQDSLGGNCRTTIIICASPSVYNEAETKSTLMFGQRAKTIKNTVSVNQELTAEEWKKKYEKEKEKTKGLKYVIQKLETELKRWRKGEAVPVEEQLSSKEKKSNSGDAMATPMIDTIAPPPIPLLDEEKTRYEGLITDLYQQLDDKDDEINQHSQLAEKFKEQMIDQDELLVSARKDYEKLQEDLSRLQRENEAAKEEVKEVLQALEELAVNYDHKSQEVENKNRSNNQLSEELNQKSTTLEGVQRELSSLQELSSHHKKRAAEILSLLLRDLSEIGGIIGTSDLKAMMEVNEVIEEEFTMARLYISKMKSEVKSLVNRSKQLESSLVDTSRKMQANEKELASCQLLISQHQAKIKSLTDYMQNMEQKKRQLEESQDSLMEELHALHAQEKMKEVHVMDKQKEHLTKLQDAVEMKKTLEEQMENHREVHQKQLSRLRDEIDHKQRVLDELKDLNQGLQLEQSKLQSDNDKLKAEELEKDEQLQKLVFLNEKREQAKEDLKGLEETVAKELQTLHNLRRLFIQELTSRVSMSAEMDNDEAGGSLAQRQRITFLENNLEQLTKVHKQLVRDNADLRCELPKLEKRLRATAERVKALEAALREAKESAMRDRKRYLQEVDRIKEAMLSKNASRRGHSAQIAKPIRAGHQQQSTSSPSAGHSIRGGSIRGGGGVSSPHHHRHPASPSPHRQQQQRSK from the exons GGCAAGCCTTATGTGTTTGACCGAGTCCTGCCACCCAACACAGCCCAGGAGCAGGTCTATGATGCCTGTGCCAAgcagatcgtcaaag ATGTGTTGGGTGGGTACAATGGAACCATCTTTGCCTATGGCCAGACCTCATCAGGCAAGACTCACACCATGGAG GGCAAGCTCCATGACTCCCAGCTGATGGGTATCATCCCCCGTATCGCCAGGGACATCTTTGACCACATCTACTCCATGGACGAGAACCTGGAGTTCCACATcaag GTCTCCTATTTTGAAATCTACTTAGACAAGATCAGAGACTTATTGGATG TGTCAAAGACCAACCTAGCAGTGCATGAGGACAAAAACAAGGTGCCCTATGTTAAG GGCTGTACGGAGCGCTTTGTGTCCAGTCCAGAAGAGGTTATGGATGTAATCGATGAAGGAAAATCCAATCGTCACGTGGCTGTTACAA ACATGAATGAGCACAGTTCTCGCAGTCACAGCATCTTCCTCATCAACATCAAGCAGGAGAATGTAGAGACAGAACTGAAGCTGTCAGGAAAACTCTACTTGGTGGATCTGGCTGGCAGTGAGAAG GTCAGTAAAACTGGGGCAGAGGGATCTGTGTTGGACGAGGCCAAGAATATCAATAAGTCCCTCTCCGCCCTGGGAAACGTCATATCAGCTCTGGCCGAGGGAACT AAAACCCACGTGCCCTACAGAGACAGTAAGATGACCCGTATCCTGCAGGACTCTCTGGGGGGAAACTGTAGGACCACCATCATCATCTGTGCCTCCCCCTCTGTCTACAATGAGGCTGAGACCAAGTCCACCCTCATGTTTGGACAGAG AGCTAAGACCATTAAGAACACAGTGTCAGTGAACCAAGAGCTGACAGCTGAGGAGTGGAAGAAGAAGtatgagaaggagaaagagaagactaAAGGCTTGAAATACGTGATCCAGAAGCTTGAGACCGAGCTCAAACGCTGGAGGAAAG GTGAGGCTGTTCCAGTGGAGGAACAGCTGAGCAGTAAGGAGAAGAAGAGCAACAGTGGTGACGCCATGGCCACGCCCATGATTGACACCATCGCCCCACCCCCTATCCCGCTGTTGGACGAGGAGAAGACCCGATACGAGGGGCTCATCACCGACTTGTACCAGCAGCTGGATGACAAG GATGATGAGATCAACCAACACAGTCAGCTGGCGGAGAAGTTCAAAGAGCAGATGATCGATCAAGATGAG CTGCTGGTTTCGGCCCGTAAGGACTATGAGAAGCTGCAGGAGGACCTGTCCAGGCTGCAGAGGGAGAACGAGGCGGCCaaagaggaggtgaaggaggTGCTGCAGGCCCTGGAGGAGCTGGCTGTTAACTACGACCACAAGAGCCAGGAAGTGGAGAACAAGAACCGCTCCAACAACCAGCTCAGTGAGGAACTCAACCAGAAGAGC ACCACTCTGGAAGGGGTGCAGAGGGAGCTGTCCAGTCTACAGGAGCTCAGCAGTCACCATAAGAAGAGAGCAGCAGAGATCCTCAGTCTATTGCTCCGAGACCTCAGTGAGATAGGAGGCATCATCGGCACCAGTGACCTCAAGGCT aTGATGGAGGTGAATGAGGTCATCGAGGAGGAGTTCACCATGGCCCGTCTTTACATCAGCAAGATGAAGTCGGAGGTCAAGTCTCTGGTGAACCGCAGCAAACAGCTGGAGAGCTCCCTTGTCGACACCTCCCGCAAGATGCAGGCCAATGAGAAGGAGCTGGCCTCCTGTCAGTTACTCATCTCCCAG CACCAGGCTAAGATCAAGTCTCTGACAGACTACATGCAGAACATGGAGCAGAAGAAGAGACAGCTGGAGGAGAGCCAGGACTCCCTGATGGAAGAGCTACACGCACTACATGCACAGG AGAAAATGAAAGAGGTACATGTGATGGATAAGCAGAAGGAGCACCTGACCAAACTGCAGGATGCAGTGGAGATGAAG AAGACCCTAGAGGAGCAGATGGAGAACCACAGAGAGGTGCATCAGAAGCAGCTGTCTCGCCTGCGGGATGAGATCGACCACAAGCAGAGGGTCCTGGACGAGCTCAAGGA TCTGAACCAGGGGCTGCAGCTGGAACAGAGCAAGCTGCAGTCAGACAATGACAAACTGAAGGCCGAGGAGCTGGAGAAGGACGAGCAACTGCAGAAGCTTGT CTTCTtgaatgagaagagagagcaggccAAGGAGGACCTGAAGGGGCTGGAAGAAACTGTG GCCAAGGAGCTTCAGACCCTGCACAACCTGCGCAGGCTTTTCATCCAAGAGCTCACCTCCCGCGTCAGCATG AGTGCAGAGATGGATAATGATGAGGCCGGGGGCAGTCTGGCTCAGAGACAGAGGATCACCTTCCTGGAGAACAACCTGGAGCAGCTCACCAAGGTCCACAAACAG ttGGTGCGTGATAACGCCGACCTGCGCTGTGAGCTGCCCAAGCTGGAGAAACGTCTGCGGGCTACGGCTGAGAGAGTCAAGGCCTTGGAAGCAGCCCTGAGGGAGGCCAAAGAGAGTGCCATGAGGGACCGCAAACGCTACCTGCAGGAGGTGGACCGCATCAAAGAGGCCATGCTCTCCAAGAATGCCTCCAGGAGGGGGCACTCTGCACAAATAG ctaAGCCCATCCGTGCAGGACATCAGCAGCAGTCCACATCCTCTCCCTCAGCGGGTCATTCCATCCGTGGAGGCTCTATCCGCGGGGGTGGAGGGGTGTCCAGCCCTCACCACCACCGCCACCCGGCCTCTCCATCACCCCACCGCCAGCAGCAGCAGCGCAGCAAATAA